The Streptomyces sp. V4I8 genome includes the window TGGGCGAAGTAGGGGTTGGTGTAGTAGGTCCCCTCGGTGGCCTTCACATAGGCCCACTTCACCCCGCTGTCCCACAGCGTCGACCAGGCGACGTTCCCTTGGTGGCTGGAGACGTCCACGCCTTCCGTCTCGGCGGCCAGGTCAGCGGTGGGGACGCCGTCCGTGCCGTCATGGGCCAGGACACCCATGCCCATGTGGGCGGAGCCGCGGGGCGGGATGTCCTCGACGGGCGGGGTGTCGTCGGCGGAGGCGGGTGCGGGTTGGGTGGCGAGTACGAGGGAGAGGACGGCGGCGAGCAGGAGCCCGGCGAGGTGCGGGCGCCGGGGGCGGGGAGTTTCGGGTCTGTGCACGGGCATAGCGTGCCTCCGCGGGCTCGGTGACGCTCGTTGGGGAAGCGCGAGCCGCGACAACCGTGGCCATGGCGTGGGCATGCCATCGACGCGCCTGATGGGGAGTGGGCACGCGGAAGAGCAGGTGGAAGGGGTCCGGAGGCTGCCGTTGGTCTAAGCCTGCGAAATACTGACGGAGCTGCGGCAGTGACGGCGGTCGGCGGAAACTTTCAGGACCGGGAACTTCGAGGCAGGGGCTGACGTGCGGGAAGACGGAAACGGGGACGAGCGGCGAGCCGAGTCGGGGGGTGCCCCCTCCGGGGGAGCGTCCGGCGGTCGTCCGGGCCGGCCCGAATTCCTCGATCTGGAGCGCGAGTTGACGGTCCTGTTCCGACGCGCCCGGGCCAAGCAGGGCGAGATGGCCCGCGAGGTCCATCCGGACCTGGAGTCGGCGGCGTACGGGCTGCTCGTCCGTCTGGATGACGCCGGCGCCCAGCGGGCCACGGAACTGGCCGCGTACATCGGAGTCGGCAAGGCCACCATGTCCCGCCAGCTGCGCGCCCTGGAGAACCTGGGCCTGGTCGCCCGCGAGCCCGACCCGGCCGACGGGCGGGCGTGGCTGGTGCAGCTGACCGAGGTGGGGCGGCGTCGGGTCGCCAAGGTGCGAGAGGCGAGGCGGGGCCGGTACGTCGAGCAGATGTCGAACTGGGACCGGCGCGAGGTGGCGGAGCTGGCTCGGTTGCTGAATCAGCTGAACCGGGGGATGGACGGTTGACCTCTCGTGACGGTTCTCCGGCTCCGCGCCGCGGTGCTGATCAGGGCAGTCTGTCCTGGATGGGGACGAGCGCTTCGGCGGCCTGCAGTGCCCGAGCCGCCTCCTGACGGGCCTCCTCGTCATGGTCGGACCGGGCCCGTTCGGCGAGCAGTGTGATCGTGCCGCTGTGCCCGGGCCAGGCGAAGGCGAGGATGCGGGCCGCCGCGATACGCACCTGGGGGGAGGCGTCGTTCGTCAGCCGATCCCTCACGAGGCCGACGGTGCTATCGGTGGGCTCTTCCCAGGCGCACCACTGGAGCGCCGGGCGTCGCAGCTCCGGTGAGGGGTCGTGGCAGGCGCGCTCGCGGACGAGTTCGGCGAAGCCGGGCTCGGTGGACCAGTGGTCGTTGAGCAGGTCCATCGCGAGGCGCCGGACATCTTCATGGGGGTCGTCCGTGGCGCTGCGGAGGATCAGCGGGTGGGTGTCGGGTGCCTGCCGCCAGTGCTCGGCGAGCAGGGCGAGCGCAGCTCGGCGGACCGGCGCGCCGTCGTCGTTGGTGGCGCGGTCGAGGATCAGCCGGTGGGTGTCGGGCTCGTCCCGCCAGCGCTCGGCGAGCAGGCTGAGTGCGGTATTGCGGTTTCCCGAAGTGCTCCCGTCGACGGCTTGGCGGAGGATCAGCTGGTGGGTGCCGGGGGCGTCCCGGTAGCGCTGGGCGAGCAGTCGCATGATGCTGCCGCGCGGGTACTCGGCCGAGCCGTCGACGCAGGCCGCTCGCACCAGGGACAGCGTGTCGGGCTGATCGGGCCAGTGCTGGGTCAGCAGGCCCAGCGCCCTCTCCTGGACGAACATCGCCTCGTCGTTGGCGGCCCGGTCGCGCACGATCTCATATGTGCGCGGATCCTCTGGCCAGTGTGTCGCCAGCAGGTCCAGTGCGCTGGAGCGCACGCTGTCGTCACTGTCCTTCACAGCGCGGGCCACGACGAGTTCGCGGGTGCCCGGTTCCTGGAGCCAGCGTGTGGTGACGAACGTGAGCGCGGTGCGACGCGGGTAGTAGTGATCGTCCTCGACCGCGCGTTCGTACATCAACGCGCGGGTCTCCGGTCTGTCGGGCCAGTACTCGAAGAGATACTCCAGCGCGTCGTCACGGGTTACCCAGTCCTGGTCGTTGACTGCGCGGTCGTGGACCCTGCCATATGTATCGGCTCTGTCCCTGGCATGCTCGGCCAGATAGCCGACGGCGATACCGCGCACGTCGTCCTCCGGGTCCTCGGTGACGCGGTCGGCCATGAGCGCGTAGGTGTCGGGCCTGTTCGCCCGGTGGTCGGCGAGGAATCTGAGGGCCAGCGCGCGCATCTCTCCGGCGCCGCTCTGCACGGCGGCGGCGTGGACAAGCGAGTCGAGGTCGGCGTCCGCCGTCCCGTGCTCCGTCAGCAGCCGCAGCGCGGTGTGCGGAACAGCGGCATCGGAGTCGCCGTCGAGAAGCTCGCGGAGCAGTGACCCGGCCTCCGCGTCGGGCCAGGCCTCCACCAACGTCCTGAGTGCGGCAGCGCGGACCTCGTCGCTGCTGTCATCGACCACGCGGTTCCGGATGAAGGAGCGAGTGTCCGGTTCGGCGGCCCAGTGCTCGGTCAGCACGCTCAGAGCGGTGGCCCGAACATCCGTATCGGGGTCCTCGACGGCGCGGTCGAGGATGAGGGAATGCGTGTGGGGGCGGTCCGCCCAGCGGTCGGCGAGCAGGCGCAGTGCCGCACTTCGAGTCTCCCCATGCCAGGCGTGCCGCGCCAGGAGAGCCGGAGTCTCGGGCTCGTGGTAGAGGGTGCAGGCGAGCTCGGCTGCCGTGGCGCCCCCGACATCGAACTGCCCACGTATGTGGAACCAGCGCAGATAGCGTGGGCGGCCGATCCAGTGCGGGGAGAACGTGGACAGCGCCGGCAGGGCGGCGGCCACATCCCCCACTGGCTGGACGGCGTCTTCGAGGGAGTTGATCAGGCAGTCCACCACGGCCTTGCTCTGCGGACCGAAGCGGCCGATCTTGCGTATTTCCGCCAACGCCCGGACCGCGAGCACCAACGTCCCCACGGCGGGTGCGCCTGACCGTTTGTGCAGCGCGAGCAGCGCGTCGATCGCCCGGGCGGCGTCTTCGGCCCGGATCTCCTCGATCAGCCCGACCAACAGGAGGAGAACCTCGTGCCAGTTCGGGTCCGGCGCGCGGCGGACGAAGACCTGATCGATCAGCTCCTCCTCGTTCCACTCGCGGGCGGCATACCGGTGGGCGATGTCGGTCGCGGCCAGATACTCGAGGAACGCGCGGTGCACGAAGCCGTAGACTTCGCCGCCGAAGCGGCTCAGGATGAAGTTCCGTTCCTGGAACTGCCGTTTCATCTCCCGCGCTGCCGCGAGGGCCTCTGCCATCGGCAGTCCGAGAATCTCCTGGAGATAGCGCTGGAAGGTCGCCTCGAGCTCGGGGCCGTGGATGTGGTTGCCCGCGATTCCGCCCTCGCCGTCCTGCATACGGCGGGCCAGCAGCCGCAGCAGGTCGTACCGGTCCTTGTCGTCCAGGTATCGCAACGCCTCGACGTCCTGCGTCGGCTTGAGGTGCTTGGTCTCCTGGTCCCAGCGGGCGATCAGAACGCTCACCGCGTGCTCGTACACTCCCTGCCGGTCACGCGGGAGCTCCTGTCGTCGACCGATGACGGCGAGGATGGTCAGCAGCAGCGGATTCCCGGCGAGTTCCCGCACCGGTCGTGAGTGGGCCACGGCCGCGGTGATCCGCTTGCACAGGCGTCCGCTCCGTGCGGGATCGTCCTGGCACACGGTGTCGTACCACCGCTTGGCGAACTGGCCGATCTGCTGCTCGGTCAGGTCCTGGATCATGTAGTGCTCGAAGCCCGCCCCGTCCAGGACGGCTGCCTTGTAGCCGATGACCCGTGAGGTCACCACGATCCGGACGTTCTCGTAGTGCCCCGAGAAGCCGACGATGCGGCGGCACACCTCCTCGCGCACCGCGGGGTCGAACAGCTCGTCCAGACCGTCGAAGATCATCAGCACCCGACCGCCCTGCAGGCAGGCCTCCAGCACACCGCGGGGTACGGACATGCGCTCCATGCGGTGCAGATGGTCCAGGAAGTCCTCGAAGGTTCGATCCCGCCACTGCGCCTCGGCGTACTTGCGCAGTTCCACGACCAGCGGCAGCCAGCCGGCCAGTGCGGCCAGGGGTTTCGGTGGGGTGGTCGACGTCAGCCCGAGCGCCAGGTAGCGGCCCAGCGTGGACTTGCCCGCTCCCGGATCGCCCAGCAGGACCAGCCGTTTCGACGGTGGATCCGTGACGACGTCCAGGAGCGGCGCGGGCGGGCGGTCCAGGTACGCCTGCCGCAGGCGCTCCAAGGAGTCCTTCTTGACCCCCGGTGGGAGATCTTCCTCCGGCGGGAGCTCACCCGAGGCGATCAGCCGTTTGTGGAGTTCGGGCGGGAGATCCGGTTGCGGCGGGTCGGCACGCAGGAGCGGTGGCACGAAGACCTCGCGCAGCTCCACGGGCGGATGGTTGTCACCTTCCCCGGTCGGTATCAGCACCTCCAGATCGAGCCGTCCGTAGAGTCGACGCACCTGCGTCGCGTAGTCGCTGACAGCCGCTTCGACGTCGGCCGGTTCCAGCGGCACATCATCCGCGTCGACGGTGCCGAACTGCTGCACCAGCTGCTGGATGTACGTCACGGTGCTGTGCGGGCCGATCGCGTTGCCGACCATGTCGCGTCCCGAGCCGACGGCGCCTTCGCCGCGGACGTCGAGGCGTCCCGGTCGCGGGTCGTCGTCGGCAGGGGCGACCACCCCGGTGGCGCGAGTTCGGCGCTTGAGCCATGAGAACAGGGTCACCGCCCGTCGACCTCGCTGCCCTCGCCGAAGGCGTTGCCGACGACGTCACCTTCGGCGCCGAAGGCGTTCTCGCCGCGCACGGACATCTCGCTCGCGGAAGTCCCGGCCGGCCCCGGCGTGGTACCGGTGCGGGGTCCCGACACCTTGCTGTTGGCGCCGAAGGCGTTGCCCACGACCGCGCCGTGGACACCGATGGCGTTCCGTCCCCGGACCCGGATGACACGGTGGTCACCTCCGCCGGATCGAGCCAGGGCGACCACCGCCACCAGCAGCCCCGCCAGGCTCGCGATCGCCCCGAGCACACTCGCCGTGCGGTCGGCAGTGTCCAGATCCACGAGCACGGCCACCAGCGGCAACGCGACGGCACCTGCCGCACACACGACAGCCGCCACCCACGTCAGCACACGAACAGCCCCCGACGTTGCGCTCATGTTCCTGTCCCCTCCGCCCCAGTGAACTGCACCGCCTGCGACGGTAGTACGTGAACACCGCTTCCGGCAGGGGCAGTTGTCACAGCTCCACGTACACCACCGTCGCGTCGTCGTGCGTCTTGCTCCGCCCCAGACACGTCCGCTCCTCCGCGTCGGCCCGCTCCAGCGTCCGCACCCGGTCCACCAGCCCCCGCGCCCCCTCCTTGCGTACGAAGGTGAAGCAGTCCCCCCAGTCACCCTCCCGAAACTTCTCCACCCAGCGCGTCGCCCCGTCCGTCAGCGCCGCCAGGGCCCGGACCTCCGCGCGTGGCAGCACCCCCGTCACCGCCCGCGCCGCCACCGACGGATCCGCGGCTGCCGTGAAGAAGCCGCCCTCCTTGTTGCGGATGTGGGCGTCGATCAGGGCGTCCGTGGCCAGGGAGGCGCGTGGGAGGCGGGCCAGGCGGTCGTCCAGGTACGGGGTGATCCTGCCGTCGGGCGACTCCAGCAGAAGGGCCGAGTCGGAGAGGATCAGGTACTCCACCGTCTCCGTCGACCAGCGGGCCAGAACCACCGTTGCCTGTGGGGTGCGTGGGTGAGAAAGGTCACAGATTTGCGCGTGAGCCTCGGCGGTACGCGTGAGGGCGTCACTCAGCGCGTCGGCGAGGGGAACATCGGGGAGTGAAACGGTCAGTTCGGTCAGGGCTCCGCCGAGCCGCGCGGTGAACCAGGGGACGGAATGCAGACAGCCCGTCTCTCCCCTCGGTGGGGTCACCCCGTCCAGGACCACCAGGACGCCACCCTGTCCCGAGGCGGGAAGGCCGACGCTCGCGAAGTCCTCGTTGGGGCGGACCGGATCGCCGGGCTCCGAAACAAGCTCTGTTCGCATCCGGCCAGTCTGCACGAGCCCTTCACAAGGTTCGCGAAGGGGTCGCATCGCCTGCCGAATGGGTGCGGTCGCGCAGGTCAGGCGTCTGATTTGGGGTGGAATGAATAACTCCGGGAAGGCGTGGCGGCGAATACTGCCACCGCCCGCCGCAGACGTCCAACCGGCCTGCCGGGCAAGGCGGGTGCACAGGCCGGAGGAACTTGCCCGCCAACTCTCCTCCGGGGTTCACTCCTTCGGGTGGCGGGTCAGGTGATGCGCGGCCGTCGCCCACCGGCACTGGGAGGGTCGGGGACCGGTGAGGACACCCCCTGCTCGAGCAACGTCGAGAGCTTGGGGGAGGGGTGTACGCGAGGTCAGCGGTAATTGACGGAGCGTCATCCGGACCCATGGGTATCACGAGTCAGGAATGCGAGCACCGGTGCAGAAGATGCGGCCACGTCGCTCAGGCAAGCAGACGCCCCCCACAGGGGGCGCGCAGCCCGCTCCCGGTGCCCCGACCGGCACCACCGGCGACGCCGCACCCGCCGGCAAGGGGCGTCCGACACACGTACGCAACCGGCTGATCGTCGCCGTGGCCGTCGTGGCCGCCGCCATCGCCGGGGCCGGCGTCCCCTCGGTCGTCGCCGCCTCCGGGCAATTGCAGGACTCCCAGGAGCTGGTGACCCTCGCCGAGCAGACCGAGGACGCGCTCACCCTCGCCCACTCCCTCGCCGACGAGCGCGACGAGGTCACCTCGTACATCGCCGCCGGCCGCGCCAAGTCCAAGGCGCCCAGCGAGCAGCGCAGCGTCCGCGTCGACCGACAGGTCGAGGAACTGCGCGCCGACACCGACACCCCCGCCTCGCTGCGCGCCGACCTCGACGGCATCGCGGCCCTGCGCAGGGGCGCGCTCACCGGCAAGAGCACCGCGCTGGAAGCGCACACCGCCTACTCGGCCGCCATCACCGAACTCCACCGGCTCGCCGAGCGCCTGGCCGAGCAGATGCCGCCCCGCGCGGGTTCCGGCGCCCACGCGCTCGCCGAACTGGACTCCGCCGTGCAGCAGTCCGCCGCCGCCCGGGGGCTGCTGCTCGCCGCGCTCAGCGTGCCGACCACCACCGAGACCGTCATCGACCCGATCACCGGCATCGCGAGCACCCGTAAGACCTCCTCGGACGCCGACGCCAAGCAGCGCGCCGCCCTCAGCGCCGCCGCCCAGCAGGCCCGGCTGCGCTCGGACGCCGCCCTCGCCGACTTCCAGGACACCGCGCCGAAGACCGCGCGCACCTCGTACGACTCCACGGTCACCGGCCACGACGTCAACACCGCCGACCGCTATCTGGCCGCCCTCACCGACCAGGCCACGCTCTCCGACCGCGACCTGGCCACCGACACCAAGCGCGCCGAGGCCGCCCTCTCCGCCCGTGTCGACCTGATGCGCGGCGTGGAGTCCGCCCTCTACGACCGCCGCACCAAGGCCCTGGAGCAGCTGCGCGACGACGACGTCACCGCGCTGGAGATCCGTATCGCGATCCTCGGCGCCCTGATGCTGCTCGCCGTGGGTGTCGCCACGGGCATGGCCCGCAGCCTCACCCGGCCCCTCGCCGTCCTGCGCCTCGGCTCCGCCCGGCTGGCCCAGGCCGAGGACCCGATGGCCGAGGAGCCCGTCAAGTTCAACGGCCGCAAGGACGAGTTCGCCCAGGTCGTCAACTCCGTCAACGCCCTGCACGCGCACACCGTCGCCCTGCACGAGCGCATCACCACCCTGGAGTCCGACCGCAAGCACCTGGTCGGGCAGCGGCAGAAGATGGCCGACGCGCGCGAGGAGCTGCGCACCGAACTCGCCGAGTCCGCCGCCCAGTTGGAGCGGTTGCGCGACAGCATCGGCAACACCTTCGTCAACCTCTCCCTGCGCACCCTCGGCCTCGTCGAACGCCAACTCGCCGTCATCGAGGGCCTGGAGGAGCGCGAGCAGGACCCCGAGCGCCTCGCCACGCTCTTCAAGCTCGACCACTTCGCCACGGTCATGCGCCGGCACAGCGAGAACCTCCTCGTCCTGGCCGGCACCGAGCACGTCCAGCAGCACGCCGGACCGGTCCCGCTCGTCGACGTCGTCCGTGCGGCGGTCAGCGAGATCGAGCGGTACGAGCGGGTCCGCATCGCCGCGCTCCCGCCCCACGCGCACGTCGCGGGCTTCGCGGCCGACGACCTCTCCCACCTGCTGGCCGAGCTGATGGAGAACGCGACCTCGTTCTCCCCGCCCGACCTGCCCGTCGAGGTCTCCGCCTGGCTCCTGGAGAGCGGCGAGGTCATGCTCTCCGTCCAGGACGAGGGCATCGCGATGACGAGCGATCGCCTGACCCGCCTCAACTCCCGCCTCGCCGACTTCGATCCCGAGAACACCTACGACCAGGAGGGCGACGACGGCCTGGGCCTCGGCCTGTACGTCGTGGCCCGACTCGCCCACCGACACGGCGTCCGCGTCCAGCTCCGCGAGCAGAAGCAGGGCGGTATCGCGGCGGTCGCGGTCCTGCCCAAGGGCCTCCTGGCCGCCGCCCCTGCGGCCGCGGTCCCCGCGGACTCACCGCACCCCACCGGCGCCCCCGCCTTCTCCCTCCCCGGCGCCGACGCGGAGGCCAACTCCAACGTCCTGCACGCCCGCACGAAGGGCACCGACCCCCTGGTCGCCCTGGCGGAGAAGGCCGTACGGGAGACGGCGGAGGACAGCCGGCCGGCAGCCCCCGAGTCCGAGCAGGAGCGCGAGCACCCTGCCGAGACCACGATGGAACTCCTGATCCCGACCCAGCCGACGCCCGGTATGCCGACGGCTGACGGCCCGACGGCTGACGGTCCGAGTGGTGCCGGTCCGGGGGTCGCCGAGCCCGCGACCGCGGAGTCCGCCGCCGAACACACGGGCCGCGAACCGGGAACCGACGAACGACCTGCGGCCGCCGATGGCGAGGACGCCCCACTGGGGCCACCCGCACCCGACGACGATGCCCGCACGGGTGGTCCGGGTGGGAATGAAATCCCCGCCGAAGGCGAAGCCGAGGCGGAACACGAACGCGTCCCGGACGCACCGGAGGACCCCCTCACCGACAAGGGCCTCCCCAAACGCACCCCGAAGATCACCGCCCCCGCCCAGGCCCCGCGCCAGCGGACCGGCACCGTCGACGCCGAAGCCCTCCGCAGGAGACTCGGCGGTTTCCGCAGGGGAGCGGAGGCGGGACACCGCGACGTACAGGCGGAGATCGCCGAACACACGGGCCAGCACAAGGCCCCGACAGCAGAATCCGAAGCAGCCACGGGGGGCACAGTCGAGGAGGCAAGCAGTTGACCGCGCCCAGTACCTTCGGACTGAGCAGTGAAGCCCGCAACCTGCACTGGTTGTTGACGAATCTGGTCGAGGAGGTGCCGGGCATCCAGTCAGTCGCGGTGGTCTCCTCCGACGGGTTGCTCCTGCTCTCCTCGGACCATGCCCGAAACGCGGAGGCCCGGGAGGCGAGGACCGGCAAGCCCACCGGCCCGCGCGGCTCCTCCGCCGACCTGGCCACCATCGTCTCCGGCATCGGCAGCCTCACCATCGGCGCCGCCAAGCTGATGCAGTTCGGCGGCGTGAAGCACACGATGGTCGCGATGGACGAGGGCAGCCTCTTCGTGATGTCCATCAGCGACGGGTCGCTGCTCGGCGTGCACGGCTCAGCGGACTGCGACATGAGCGTGGTGGCCTACCACATGGCGCTCTTCGTCGGCCGCGCCGGCCATGTCCTCACCCCTGAACTCCGCAGCGAGCTACGGAAGTCGCTGGAGGCCGCCTCGGCAGGGAGTACCCGATGAGCAACGCCCCGCACAACAGGCCCCAGCTCCCCGTCCGCGGCGGCGACAGCAAGCCCGCCCGCGTGCGCCCCTACTCGCTCACCGGCGGCCGTACCCGTTTCGGCCACGTCCTCCTCGTCGAGACGTTCGTCAGCAGCACGGCGGCGCTGGAGGCGGCGGAGGAGCGCAAGGAACTGACGAATGGTTCCCTCACCACCCGGGTCATGCCGGAGATGCGGGCCATCGTCGAACTGTGCCGCCGTATGCGTACGGTGGCCGAGATCGCCGCGCTGCTGAAGATGCCGCTCGGTGTGGTCCGCGTGCTCCTCAGCGACCTCGCGGACCAGGGAAAGATCCGGGTGTACGGCACGGGAACCGGCCACGGCACGGGCCGTCCGGAACGCGCACTGCTGGAAAGGGTGCTGAGTGGACTCCGTCGTCTCTGACGCCGCTCGCGGTGTCTCCCCGCTCCTCGCCGAAGAGGGGCCCGAACAGCCTTGGCAGACGGACCGCACCCGGGCCCCCATCGCCACGAAGATAGTCGTGGCGGGCGGGTTCGGCGTCGGCAAGACCACGTTGGTCGCCGCCGTCTCGGAGATCACGCCTTTGCAGACCGAGGCGCTGATGACCGAGGCGAGTGAGGGCACCGACGACCTCACCTCGACGCCCGGCAAGCTGACCACCACCGTGGCCATGGACTACGGCCGCATCACGCTCGACGACGACCTGGTGCTCTACCTGTTCGGCACGCCGGGCCAGCAGCGGTTCTGGTTCATGTGGGACGACCTGGTGCGCGGCGCGATCGGCGCGGTCGTCCTGGCCGACACCCGGCGGCTGAAGGACTGCTTCCCCGCGCTGGACTACTTCGAGAGCTGCGGGCTGCCGTACGTCGTCGCGGTCAACCACTTCGACGACAGCGAGCTGTTCGAACCGGAGGATGTGCGGGAGGCATTGACGATCCCGGCGCACATACCTGTAATGATCATGGATGCGCGCCGCCGGATCACGGTGATCGAGACCCTCCTGAGCCTCGTCGGTCACGCGCTCGACGAAACACCCGAGTAGATCCCCGAAGTAGGAGAACAGCCCCGGATGCGGAAGATACTCGTCGTCGGAGCCGGCCAGTCCGGACTCCAGATCGCCCTCGGACTCCAGTCGCACGGGTACGAGGTCACCCTGATGTCCAACCGGACGGCGGACGAGATCCGCTCCGGCCGGGTCATGTCCACGCAGTGCATGTTCCACACGGCACTCCAGCACGAACGCGATCTCCAGCTGAACTTCTGGGAGTCCCAGGCCCCGAAGATCGAAGGACTCGGCGTCTCGGTGGCGGCCCCCGGCTCGTGGAGCGAGGGCCCGGCGGCGCGGGCGATCGACTGGGTCGGGCACCTCGACGGGTTCGCGCAGTCGGTCGACCAGCGGGTGAAGATGGCCGGCTGGATGGAGACGTTCGCCCAGCGCGGCGGCCAGCTGGTCATCCATGGCGCGGCGGTCGGCGACCTCGACTACTTCTCCCGTACGTACGACCTGGTCCTGGTGTCGGCGGGCAAGGGCGAACTCGTCCAGATGTTCGGGCGGGACGCGGAGCGGTCCCCGTACAGCGAGCCGCAGCGCGCACTGGCCGTGTCGTACGTCCACGGCCTCGGCCCGCGTCCGGAGCACCCGGACCAGGAGGCCGTCCGCTGCAACCTCGTCCCCGGCGTCGGCGAGCTGTTCGTCATGCCCACCCTGACCACCTCCGGGCGCGCGGACATCCTGTTCTGGGAGGGCATACCCGGCGGCCCGCTCGACGTCTTCGACGGCGTGAAGGACCCGGCGGAACACCTCTCCCTGACCCTGGAACTCATGGAGAAGTACCTCCCCTGGGAGTACGCGCGGGCCACCAAGGTCGAGCTCACGGACGCCGGCGGTGTGCTGAGCGGGCGGTATGCGCCCACCGTTCGTAACCCCGTCGGGCGGCTCCCCGGCGGCGGGCTCGTGCTGGGTGTCGCGGACGTCGTCGTGGCGAACGACCCGATCACCGGGCAGGGCTCCAACTCGGCGTCCAAGTGCGCGGCCGCCTACCTCGCCTCGATCGTCGAGCACGGGGACAAGGAGTTCGACGAGGCCTGGATGCGCGCCACGTTCGACCGGTACTGGGCCACCGCCCAGCACGTGACCAAGTGGACGAACGCCATGCTGGCGCCGCCGCCGGAGCACATCCTCAACCTCATCGGCGCGGCCGGGCAGCTGCCGCCGGTGGCCGACCGGTTCGCCAACGGATTCGACAACCCTGCCGACTTCGAGAACTTCTTCTACGACCTGGAGAAGACCGGGGCGTATCTCGCCGAGGTTTCCGGGGTCTGACCTAGCGCTTCGCTTTCCGGCGTACGTCCGGGCGTGTCTCCGGGCGTACGGCTCCCAGGACCGGGTTCGACGCGATCGGCGAGACCTTGATCTTCTCGCCGGGGCGCGGGGCCTGGATCACCTTGCCCTTGCCGACGTACAGGGCCACGTGCGTGGCGTCCGGGAAGTAGATGACCAGGTCGCCCGGGCGCAGCTTGGTCAGCGGGATGCGGTCGAGCCTCGCCCACTGCTCCTGGCTCGTGCGGGGGATCGGGGTGCCGGCGTGGGCCCAGGCCTCGGACGTCAGGCCTGAGCAGTCGTAGGCCTTGGGGCCCTCCGCGCCCCACTTGTACGGCTTTCCCAGCTGCTTTCTGGCGTAGCGGATCGCTCGGTTCGCCTCGGAGGACGGTTTGTGGTCCTCCTTGGCCAGGGCGCCGGATGCCATGAAGGCCCGCTGGGCCTTGGCGGTGTCGGTCCTCTCGAATTCGGCGAGGGCCGTGAGCTGGGCGGCGGTCAGGGATGCCAGGAGTTCTTCGACCTTCTTGAGGCGCTTCTTCACGGTGTCCCTGTCCTTCTTCTGGCGTTCGGCCAGGGCGAGTTGTGCGTCGAGGGCCTTGCGGGCCTTGTGGGCCAGCTCGTCGGCCTTCCGTTCCGTGCCGGTCAGCCGGCCGACCGCTTCCGCGCGCTCGCGTGCCAGCAGGCCGATGACATGGCCCTGGTCCAGGGCGTGCTGGGGGTCGCGGGCCAGGAGCAGGCGTACGTACGGGGAGATGTCCGTGGTGTTCTGGTACTGCTGGCGGGCCAGGCGGCCGGCCGCGCCTCGACTGTCGTGCAGGGAGGCGCGGGCGCGGGCCAGGGCGGCGTCCAGACGGGCCACCTCGGTGCGCTGTTTCCTGAGCTTCTCCGCGGTGGCGTTGTAGGTCTCCGTGGCCTGTTCGGTCTTCCGGTAGAGGCGCTGGAGGTCCGTCAGGAGGCTTGCCGTGGAGCGGGCGGACCGCTTGGAGTGGTCGGAGCGCTCGGACTGCTTCCGTGGGTCGGGGGCCGGGGCGGGAGCCGCCATCACGGGTGCCGGCGCTGAAGTGGCTGCGAAAATGGCCGCTGCCGTCGCGGCCGCCGTCGTACATGTCAGACGGAGAAGCCTTCCTGACACATCATCACCTCCGGTGCGGAGAAGGATCTCTGCTCCGCATCGCGAGCCTTAGCCGGGAACGGCCTGTTCGCGCGGTAGGTGTGCGCGGGGTGGCGGAGCCCCGTCACTCGTTCGTGTCGTGTGGCTTGCCCTGCGGCGTGGTGTCT containing:
- a CDS encoding C40 family peptidase gives rise to the protein MSGRLLRLTCTTAAATAAAIFAATSAPAPVMAAPAPAPDPRKQSERSDHSKRSARSTASLLTDLQRLYRKTEQATETYNATAEKLRKQRTEVARLDAALARARASLHDSRGAAGRLARQQYQNTTDISPYVRLLLARDPQHALDQGHVIGLLARERAEAVGRLTGTERKADELAHKARKALDAQLALAERQKKDRDTVKKRLKKVEELLASLTAAQLTALAEFERTDTAKAQRAFMASGALAKEDHKPSSEANRAIRYARKQLGKPYKWGAEGPKAYDCSGLTSEAWAHAGTPIPRTSQEQWARLDRIPLTKLRPGDLVIYFPDATHVALYVGKGKVIQAPRPGEKIKVSPIASNPVLGAVRPETRPDVRRKAKR